Within Actinosynnema pretiosum, the genomic segment CCGGGGAGCGAGACGCACGAGAAGCTGCGGCTGCTGGCGGCGGTGGACCCGGTCGACCCGACGAGGGCGGTCGACCCGGTGGTGACGGCGGACGTGTAGCGGGGCGGCGGGCGCGTAGCGGGGTGGCGACCGGTCCCGTGGGCGACCGGCCCCGTGCGACCGGCGCCCCGCCACGAGCGCCGTCGAAGCCTCAGCCCTCCGCGCCGCCGGTGAACCCCAGCACCACCTCCGCCAGCCGCTCCGGCGCCTCCAGCGCCACCCAGTGCCCGACCCCGTCCACCCGCACGTCCACGACGTCCCCCGCGGCCCGCGCCATGGTGTCCGCCGTGAACCCGCCGGTCCCGGCCCCGACCGCGAGCACCGGCGCCCGCACCCCCGGCTCCTCGGCCAGCGCCCGCAGCTCCTCCCCCTCCCGCAGCGCGGCCCGGTACAGCCCGGCCGCCCCCGACCAGCCGCCGGGGCGGGCGTAGGTGCGCGCGAACTCGGCCAGGTCCGCCTCGCCCACCGCCCCCGGCGCCGCCGACATCGCGTCGAACGCGTACCGCAGGAACTCCCGCTCCCTCCCGCGCAGCAGCAGCTCCGGCACCCCCTCCGCCGCCACCGCCCCGATGTGCCAGGCCCCGCCGCGCGCCACGTCGGTCAGCAGCTCGAACCCGAACCCGGCCAGCGCGGTCTCGACCGCGATCACCCCGAGCACGTCCTCCGGGTGCCGCGCCGCCAGCCGGAACACCGCCCCGCCGCCCAGGTCCTGCCCGAGCACGTGCACCGGCCCGACGCCCAGGCGCCCGATCAGCGCGTGCAGGTCCTCCGCCGCGACCGCCGCGTCGAAGTCGGGCCCCGCGACGGCGGAGTCGCCGAACCCGCGCAGGTCGACCGCGAACACCCGGCGCCGGGCGGCGAGCAGCGGGATGAGGCGGTGGAACGCCCACCAGGTCTCCGGGAACCCGTGCACCAGCAGGATCGGCGCCCCGCCGTCGCCCGCCGAGACGTAGTGCAGCTCGGTGCCGTTGACCTGCGCGTGGTGGTGAGCGATCACCGCAGAACCCCCAAATGGACAGTCAGGTTGTCGAGTGCGGCGCAACGATAGACACCCAGACTGTCTTTTGTCCAGGCCGGTGCCGTACGCTCCCGCCATGCCACGCTCCGGCGCAGACCTGGCCCTGGCCCTGCTGGGCGGTTTCCGCACGCTCACCGACGCCGCGATCGCCGAACTGGCCCGGCGCGGCTACGAGGACGTGCGCCCGGTCCACGACTTCGCCATGCGGGCGATCGCGGCGGGCGCGGAGAGCGCCTCGGAGCTGGGCAGGCGGCTGTCGGTGACCAAGCAGTCGGCCGCCCGCACGATCGCCGTCCTGCAGGAGCGCGGCTGGGTGACAGGGGAGGCCGACCCGCGCGACGCCCGCCGCAAGCGCCTGCGGGTGACGCCGCTCGGGTTCGAGGTGCTGACGCAGGGCGAGGCGGTGTTCGACGAGCTGCGGGCCCGCTGGGCCGAGCAGCTGGGCGAGGCGGAGCTGGAGCGGTTCGAGGCCCAGCTGGAGGCGCTGGTGGGCGTGCTGCCGATCCGGTTCGACACGCCGGGCTGGATCAGCCGGGACCTCGGGGAGCTGTAGGCCCCGTCACCAAGGCCGCGCGGACGTCCTCAGGTCCGCCCGGTCCGTGCCGTCTGCCTCTGGTGCACGACGCCCGCCACCGCAGCCAGACGACGTCAGAGGTCAGCCATGCTCGCGACACTGCGCAAACTCACGATCGGCACCCGCCTGGTCGCCGTCATGGCCGTCCTGATGGCTCTGCTGGTGGCCACGATCGTCCTCGGGGTGGTCGCGCTGTCGAACCAGGAGCGGGCGCTGGCCGTCGTCGACACCGACCAGGACACCACCAGGGTCGCCCAGCAGGTGAAGTTCCGCTCCGCCGACTTCAACGGCTGGCAGACCGCCTACGCGTTCGACGTGGCGCTCAACGGCGCGAGCGCGGGCTCGGACACCTCGGCCGCGCGCGCCGCCTTCCTCACCTCCTCGCAGGCCTTCGCGACCGAGCTGGACGCCCTCGGCGCGGCCGGGCTGACCGAGGCCGAGCGCGGGCACTACGAGGCCACCGTGGCGGACTTCGCGGAGTTCATGAAGCTCGACCAGCAGGTGGTCGCGAACTACCGGCTGGGCACCCCCGAGTCCGCCGCCGCCGCCGACAAGCTGGTGCTGGTCGACGAGATCGCCATCTTCGAGCGCATCACCAAGGACATCGACCAGATCGTCGCCTCCGTCCTCGCGCGCAGCGACGAGGCCGTCACCAGGGCGAACGCCACGGCCGACAGCGCCACCACCCTGCTGATCGCCAGCGGGGTCGCCGCGCTGCTGCTGGGCGCCGCCCTCGCCGCGCTCCTGGTCCGCTCGATCACCCACCCGCTGAACGCCCTGCGCGACGACCTCGTCGGCGTCGCGGACACCCTCGACCTGACCAGGGGCGCGGACGCGGCGGGCCGCGACGAGATCGCGCTGGCCGCCGAGGGCTTCAACCGGCTCCTGGAGCGGGTGCGCGGCCTGGTCCGCGAGGTCACCTCGACCTCGCGGGACGTGGCGGGCGCGGCCGAGGAGCTGAGCGCGGTCAGCGTGCAGCTGGAGCACGGCGCCAGGTCCACGAGCGACCGCGCGGGCACGGTCAGCACCAGCGCCGGGGAGGTGTCGGCGATCGTCACCACGATGGCCGCCGCCGCGGAGGAGATGAACGCCGCCGTCGCGGAGATCTCCAGCAGCGCCACCAGGGCGACCCAGATCGCCGAGGACGGCGTGCGCACGGCCGCCGAGGCCGACGCGACCATGGTGCGCCTCGGCGAGTCGTCGGCGGAGGTCGGCTCGGTGGTGAAGCTGATCAACGACATCGCCCAGCAGACCAACCTGCTCGCCCTCAACGCCACCATCGAGGCCGCCAGGGCGGGCGCCGCGGGCCGGGGCTTCGCGGTCGTCGCGGGCGAGGTGAAGGAGCTGGCGCTGCAGACGTCGACGGCCACCGAGGAGATCGCCCGGCAGATCGAGGCGATCCGGGTGGGCAGCACCGAGGCGGTCGCGGCCATCGCGAAGATCCAGAGCGTCGTCACCGACATCAGCGCCACCCAGCTGACCATCGCCTCGGCGATCGAGGAGCAGACCGCGACCACGGGCGAGCTGAGCCGCAACGTCGCCGAGACCGCCGACGGCGCGAACTCCATCGCGCACTCCATCGCGACCGTGGCCCAGGCGGCGGGCGAGACCAGCGCGGGCGCCACCACCACCCGCGACACCGCCGACTCGCTGTCGCGCTCCTCCGCCGAGCTGCAGCGGCTGATCTCGGGCTTCACCGTCTGAGCGAGCCCCCGCCGCGAGCGGCGGACCCGCACCCTGAGGTCCCGCGGCGCCGAGCGCGCCCGCGGGACCTCCGGGAGCTCCAGGGTCTGGAGATCACTCCAGCACCAAGCCCTCGCAGAGGTCGCCGAACCCGGCCCTGGTCAAGGCGTCGACGCAGTCGAGGTGGTCGGCCCGATTAACGGCGTCGAGCACGTCGGCCTCGCACAGCAGGCGCAGCCATCCCGCGACGTCGGCGGCGGCGCGGGCGGTGATCCGGCGCGCTGGGACCAGCAACTGCCTGACCCAGGGCAATCCGACGTCCGCCTGCCGCTCCGGTGAGGAGCGGCGCAGCAGCCGCACCAACTTCTCGACGGCACCACCCTGGTCAACGGCCATCGGAAGCCAGCGCGACATGAACGGCTCGACCGTGGACAGCTCAGGCCACCCCTCGAGCGGAGCGGGCTGGGAATCACCCTCCCACACCCTCGGCACGGGCAGGAATGCCTCGGCGAGGCTGTCGACCTGGCTCGGCCGCTTCACGGGATCGCGCTGTCCGGAAAGCACGATCTCGGCCAGCGCGGGCCAGGCGGCCGTGTAGGAGCGGCGGTGGTCGACGCGGTAGGTGGCCAGGCGGGTGAGGTCGTGCAGGAGGTCGGTGAGCGGTTCGGCGTCGAGCAGGGCAGCGTGGCGCAGCAGCAGCGACGGGTCATCGGGCGGTGAGGCGTCCAGGACCGCCCCTGAGGCGGGACCTCGCTCGTGGGCTTCCTCGTACCAATCGCCCGCCTCGCCGCAGTTCGCCCGGTCGGCGATGGCGCGGAGGGTCGTGTCACGGGTACTGGCCGCGCGAGGCGCGACGCAGGCCTTCGACCGGGCGGCGGCGCAGGCCGCGATGAGGAGCGGGTAACAGACCTGTCCGCCGAACCCGGTCTCAACGACGGACCAGGCCCGCGCGTGCACGCACGGATCGCCCTGGCAGGACGCGTCCCAAATCCGCCCGAACGCCTCGGCGAGCGTGGTTCGCACCCCTGGAGAGGTGCTGCGCGCCAAGGTCAGCAGCCCACTCTCCGCACTCTCCGCCTCATCTCCGAGGAGC encodes:
- a CDS encoding alpha/beta hydrolase; protein product: MIAHHHAQVNGTELHYVSAGDGGAPILLVHGFPETWWAFHRLIPLLAARRRVFAVDLRGFGDSAVAGPDFDAAVAAEDLHALIGRLGVGPVHVLGQDLGGGAVFRLAARHPEDVLGVIAVETALAGFGFELLTDVARGGAWHIGAVAAEGVPELLLRGREREFLRYAFDAMSAAPGAVGEADLAEFARTYARPGGWSGAAGLYRAALREGEELRALAEEPGVRAPVLAVGAGTGGFTADTMARAAGDVVDVRVDGVGHWVALEAPERLAEVVLGFTGGAEG
- a CDS encoding MarR family winged helix-turn-helix transcriptional regulator, whose protein sequence is MPRSGADLALALLGGFRTLTDAAIAELARRGYEDVRPVHDFAMRAIAAGAESASELGRRLSVTKQSAARTIAVLQERGWVTGEADPRDARRKRLRVTPLGFEVLTQGEAVFDELRARWAEQLGEAELERFEAQLEALVGVLPIRFDTPGWISRDLGEL
- a CDS encoding methyl-accepting chemotaxis protein, whose amino-acid sequence is MLATLRKLTIGTRLVAVMAVLMALLVATIVLGVVALSNQERALAVVDTDQDTTRVAQQVKFRSADFNGWQTAYAFDVALNGASAGSDTSAARAAFLTSSQAFATELDALGAAGLTEAERGHYEATVADFAEFMKLDQQVVANYRLGTPESAAAADKLVLVDEIAIFERITKDIDQIVASVLARSDEAVTRANATADSATTLLIASGVAALLLGAALAALLVRSITHPLNALRDDLVGVADTLDLTRGADAAGRDEIALAAEGFNRLLERVRGLVREVTSTSRDVAGAAEELSAVSVQLEHGARSTSDRAGTVSTSAGEVSAIVTTMAAAAEEMNAAVAEISSSATRATQIAEDGVRTAAEADATMVRLGESSAEVGSVVKLINDIAQQTNLLALNATIEAARAGAAGRGFAVVAGEVKELALQTSTATEEIARQIEAIRVGSTEAVAAIAKIQSVVTDISATQLTIASAIEEQTATTGELSRNVAETADGANSIAHSIATVAQAAGETSAGATTTRDTADSLSRSSAELQRLISGFTV